The stretch of DNA AGTTTCTCGAGTCAGTAATGGAAAAGGATCCTTATTACATGGCGGAAATTGCAGATTATAACTACATCGAATTTACACCAGTGAAACACTGCGCTGCACTAAAAAATTTAATCCAGGATACGGAGGGCAAATTATGTTGATTTTTGAACGCTCACAAGCCAAACGTCGTGCAGCAGCTCAGATCCCCTCATCCTGCACGAAAAGTACAGGAATACCGGAAAAGTTTTTGCGCCAGAAACCCGCCCGCTTGCCGGCATGCTCTGAGCTACAAGTCATTCGTCACTATACCCGTCTCTCACAAAAGAATTTTTCGATTGACACCAATGTATATCCCCTTGGCTCCTGCACAATGAAATATAATCCAAGAGGAGTTCACAAGGCGGCGTCAATCAATGGCTTTCTTAACAGACACCCTTTATCTGGTGCAGAGCATAGCCAGGGCTATCTCCAAACAATGTATGAGCTGCAATCCTACCTGGCAGAAATTACTGGTATGGCAGGTGTTTCGCTGACCCCAATGGCCGGTTCACAAGGCGAATTTGCCGGTGTTGCCATGATTAAAGCCTATCATCAGTCCAGAGGAGACAGTGCGCGAACCGAAATGCTTATTCCGGATGCGGCACACGGCACTAATCCAGCCTCAGCAGTCATGTGCGGGTTTAAAGTCATCGAGATTAGCACGGCTAAGGATGGAGACATCGATTTGGAGGAGCTTCGCAGCAAAGTAGGTCCAAAAACAGCCGGCATTATGCTGACCAATCCCTCCACACTCGGCCTGTTCATGAAGCAAATTAAGGAAATCGCAGCCATTGTTCATCAGGCAGGGGGGTTACTCTATTATGATGGCGCGAATTTAAATGCCATTCTGGGTCGTGTCAGACCGGGCGATATGGGATTTGACGTCATGCACTTAAACCTGCATAAAACTTTTGCCACACCCCATGGCGGCGGCGGCCCGGGCTCTGGTCCCATTGCAGTGAACAAAAGGCTTCTGCCCTATATGCCTATTCCAGTGGTTGTAAAATCCGATGGTATGTATCGCTGGGCAACCCGGGAAGACTATCCTCAGAGCATTGGCCGCCTGTCCTGTTTCATGGGCAATGCCGGCATTCTTCTGCGAGCTTATTTCTATATTTGTGTTCTGGGTAAAGAAGGTCTTTTACGTGTTTCAGAGTTTGCGAGTCTTAATGCCAACTACCTGTTGAGCGTGTTAAGTAAAGCAGGGTTTACAGCCGCTTATCCAGAACGTCGGGCAAGCCATGAGTTTATTCTGACGCTAAGTCAGGAAAAGAAAAACTTCGGCGTCACGGCAATGGATTTGGCAAAACGTCTGCTCGACTATGGTTTTCATGCACCGACAACCTATTTTCCCTTATTAATTCCTGAATGTTTATTGATTGAGCCCACCGAAACAGAATCCAAGGAAGATTTGGACAGTCTGGCAGCTGCCATGCATGCTATACGCGACGAAGCTCAGAAAAATCCGGAATTACTGAAAGGAGCGCCTCACAATTTACCGGTCAAACGTTTGGATGATGTGCGGGCGGCCCGCGAACTTGATTTGAATTATTTCAAATATCATCAGGACAATGAATAATGGGGCAGCCATAATACCAGTTCCTTATTGGTCTTGATGCCTAATGGCACTCACTTAAGGCTTTAACCCTTACTCCCAGGTCCCTCGGCTTGTCCGAGGGAGCTAGGCAATGCGTCTAATTGGCAAAAGCATTTAAAACTCACTATCATTTTTATGGATACCCCGCATAAAGCGGGGTAGGTAGACTTTTACGGGGTACGTAGACTTTTACGGAGTACGTAGACTCTTACGGAGTACGTAGACTTTTACGGAGTACGTAGACTCTTACGGAGTACGTAGACTCTTACGGAGTACGTAGACTCTTACGGAGTACGTAGACTCTTACGGAGTACGTAGACTCTTACGGAGTACGTAGACTCTTACGGAGTACGTAGACTCTTACGGAGTACGTAGACTCTTACGGGTATGTGGCTTTTATAGGAGAATGGTTAAATTTTGTGACCATCTCGCAGGGACAAACCGAGGGACGAAGGCAAATATCTTAAGTAAGCGCCATTAGGCCTTGGTACCACTCTGTATTGAGATTAGTCTTAAAACAATTACCGCTTAACTCACTGTTTTTAAAAACAAAAGAAAATACTTTTCGACTTCGACAAAATGAGTTATAACAGAATGGGTGGTATTAATTCCAAAGCTGGATATTCCCGGATAGAATCTCCAAAGCTCATCTTCCTTAATGGAAGCGAACAATGGATTTAGACTACCTTATGTTCTGTAACAGGGATTGGCAGGACATGTTTGTATATGGGGACCTATTAACTAATAGAAATAGCCCTGAGTAATTAGAAATTTCATGGAGTGAAAAATGAATAGTAAGGTATTTTCACAGCGTTTTAATTCGGAGTTATCGGTTTTAGGGTTTCCCGAAGAACTCGCTGAAAAAATAAAAGCAGTTTCAAAAGTGTTTGGCGTTACCCGCCATTTAGCCAATGCGATGATTTTCGGTCATCTGCTTCCTTCCAGTGAGCAGTTGGATAAAATTGCGCAAATTCTTGAAATTTGTCCTCAGTGGTTAAGTGGGGCAACCGATAGAAAGAAACCTTATCCAGTCAGGAAAGAAACTGAGACTGCATAAAAAAAGCAAATCGTATATAATTCAATTATTAGTTGACTGATGCCGTTAGCAACGGGTTTTAAAACAGGTTTCATCGATGGAATGCCTTAGTTATTGTGTAGCCAATAGTATTGATTTAACACGTCTTGATCATTATTTTAAAGCAAGCGTGAAAGGCTACTCGGCGGTTAAATCACGTGATGTGCTCAAACTGACGCCCTTCACAGGTGAACAGTATGTGATTTTCATATTTAAAAATGGAACCGTAGTTTCCTGGGGGATTAAACGGCATCAGATTGACAATTATATTGAATTGTTCAAATTATACGCCGATAAACCTGTCTCGTTTTTGGTCCGTGACGAGTTCAGCTATCGGATCAGCGACAAAATCGCCATCGAACCGCATGATTATTTTGATGTTGACTGCATCAGCATCGATGACGACAGTGACGACTTGAAATTAAGCTTGTCCTACGGCTTTTCACAATCAGTTAAGCTGCAATATTTTGAAACTAAAATAGATGCACTCATTGAAAAGTACAACCCTCTGATTCAAAGCCTGTCGCATAAAGGGCAAATGCCAATCAGCCGTAATCAGATCCGCCAGGTCATAGGTGAAATTTTAGGCGCAAAAAGTGAAATGAATTTAATCAGTAATTTTCTTTATCACCCTAAATATTTCTGGCAACACCCGACACTTGAGGAGTATTACACGATGCTGGAGCGATATTTACACATCCCACGCCGGGTGAATGCCTTAAATCATCGTCTCGATACAATAAACGAAATCTTTGATATGTTTAATGGCTATCTCGAAAACCGTCATTCGCACAGTCTGGAGATAATTATCATTTTCCTAATCGCGATAGAAATTATTTTCGGCGTTTTAAATATTCATTTCTAAATTACTCATTGCAAATTTTTATGGATTGGATAGCATTGTGCTTTCAATGCCCTCCCTTGATTCCAGCATCATGAATACTATTCAAACCGCCCAAAACAATCGGGTCCGATTTTCCACCGAAGTCCTCGCGGGGATTACCAGCTTTTTAACAATGGTGTATATCGTATTTGTAAACCCCGTTGTTTTACATGATGCGGGAATGGATCAGGGCGCAGTGTTTACAGCCACCTGTTTAGTCACCGCAATTACCACCTTGCTAACCGGTCTGCTAGCCAACGCGCCTATCGGGGTCGCACCCGGTATGGCACTGAATATTTATTTTTCCTACAGTGTCGTTCTGGGCATGGGGATCCCCTGGCAACAGGCGCTGGCCATGGTTTTCGTATCCGGGCTTTTGTTTCTGTTACTAAGTCTCACCCCATTAAGAAAAATACTGGTGGATTCCATTCCGGATAATCTGCAACTGGCTATTCTTATTGGAATTAGTTTTCTAATAGCGCTTATTGCATTGCAATCCAATCAGATTATTATCAGTAATGCGCATACTTTGTTACAAATGGGGAATCTGGCAAGACCAGAAGCCGGACTGTTCTTTCTCGGCTTTATTCTTATCTTAATCTTTGACTATTTCAAAATTTCTGGCGCTATCATTTTGAGTATTCTCTCGATTAGCCTCATTTCATTGCTGACTGGGATGGTGCCCTGGCAAGGACTTTTTGCGCTTCCTCCTTCTTTAGCACCTACTTTTATGAAGCTTGATTTTTCTTCTTTCAGCTCGACAACCACATTAAAGGCAACCTTTACGTTTTTCTTAATTGCTCTGTTTGATGCAACAGGCACCTTAATTGGTCTTTTAAATCAATCCCTGTTTAAAGATCAGAGGGATCATCAGCAACGCATTGCCAATAGTTTGTCAGCCGATGCTGCAGGTTCGATGCTGGCTGGATTATTAGGCTCAGCCAGCACCTCTCCGTTTATCGAATCTGCCGCGGGGATTGAGGCAGGCGGGCGCACCGGATGGACAGCTGCCGTCATTGCCGTCGGTTTTTTACTAATGCTTTTTTTCTTTCCGCTGGCAAAGATGATCCCTGTCTATGCGGTAGGGCCGGCTTTACTTTATGTAGCCTGCTGCATGATGAAGCATATGGTGGATCTGAAACTGACCGATATGACGGAAATTGCTCCCTGCATGCTCACCATTATTATGATTCCTCTGACTTCGTCAATTGCAGACGGAATTGGCGCGGGGATTATTTTATATACCCTGTTAAAACTGCTTTCCCGACAAGCTGTGAAACCTTTTCTAATCGTTTTAAGTCTCACTTTTATGGTGTTTTTTCTCCTGAGTTAGGTAGAACTGCTCACTGAGATGCTTTATGGTTATCCGTAGGTAGTTCACTAAGATCTCTGGGTCCCCCGCATAAAGCGGGGGACGTAGGGATAGGAGGTGTGACGTAGGAGTAGAAGGTATTAAGAGTGTCTTAATAATTCTGCTATATAGTTATATACAAGGACAAACCTCATAACGGACTATCATGAACAGACCTGTCGCACTTCTCGATATCGATAAAACACTGCTGTTTAATGCAAATGATTTAAACGAAAACCTGCTGAACGCTTTGAGTCGAAACGGTATTAAAGACATTTATTTATTCTCGGATATGAGGTTTCGTGTCTTGGAAACCGAGGAGCGAATTGAATTAATAAAAAAACTGGAAGCGAAAGGGTTTACAGTACATGGCATTATTACACCCTGTGATCTGGTCTGGAATCAAATGACAAGGGAAAATGCTCATCGATTTGATCAGCTGCTGGTTAAAGCCCGGGAGGCTGGTGAAAAAGAATATCTTTATACTGATAATGGATTTGACGATTTTATCAACCAGCTGCGAGAAGAGAATCCTTTCCTTGACAACTTATTGGAATACCAGCCAGATAAAAATATTCCAGGGGGGGCGTTTCAGGCGGCAAGAAAAGATTTTGAAGAATTAACTGCCAAAGATGGTTCAGTTCCCATGCCTAACGGACTACTGGAAAGAAGTACATTTGCCAAGGGATTTGCTGACCGTCTCGCTAACCGAATGAACTATAAGCACACCAAAGCATTAATGCTGGACTTATTTTTAAAATATAAACCTGACTGGGTTAGCGACATTTTTATTGCCGATGATTTAACCGCAGTGATTGAATCCATTAAGGAATACAGGGAGCAGCAATCACCTGATTTGGCCATTGCCGCCTTACTTGTAACAAATAAAATAAACAATCGGGATTTATACCCGGATCAATCCGCGGAAGAATACGATGATGCATTGGCGGCAATCGTGCTTCTAACAAGGATTTCCGCGCAGATAGATGCACTTGAGCAGTCCAGTATTTTCTTAAGAAACCCGGAATTGAAGATAAAAGCGTTCCAAAATTTGCGTAGTGAATTAATAAAAGCTTTCAATGGAAATACCGAAGCCATAGTGGGAGACCTTATCGAAAATTGGGAACACTCGCTACCGATCGCCGGAAACCAATTTAAAAACTTAACGGCATCAGACATTATGGCGCAACATAGAAACTTTTTCTTCTCGACTGATCGAAAAAATACGGAAACTAGCGCTCAGACCTTTGTCGTTGATTTAAAAAAGGATTTTGCATCAACCACCTTTAATAAAGAGGCAAACAACAGTTTGTCCCATTGTCAGGGCGCTTAAATGCATGAATAAGCGGAATAAAGGTGCATACAACCGTCTTTGCGAGCGTCAGCGAAGCAATCCACGACCTGACTTTGTTTAGTTTCGATCTGGATTGCTTCGCTGACGCTCGCAAAGGCGAACAGGTTTATTTTTTCTTTCTAATCAAGTCATAAAAATGCAGACTCAGAGTTCGTGCTTCGCTGTGATCCACAATCGGCAAGGGATAATCCTCCCCAATACGAAATCCTTTCTCCTTTGTTGCCTGCCAGGGTTTGTGGATTAATGCCGCAGGCAGCTTCTTCAATTCCGGCACCCAGGTTTTGATATATTCACCTTGGGGATCAAATTTTTCACTCTGCAATATTGGATTAAAAATACGGAAATAAGGAGCGGCATCCGCCCCGCTGCCGGCCACCCATTGCCAGCTTGCTGAATTGCTGGCTAAATCAGCATCTAACAAAGTATCCTGAAACCAGTCAGCACCCTTTCGCCAGTCAATCAGCAAATCCTTGACCAGAAAGGAAGCCACGACCATTCGCACGCGGTTATGCATGTAGCCGGTGTGCCAGAGCTCTCGCATGCCGGCATCCACTAAAGGATATCCAGTCTGCCCTTTCTGCCAGGCGTGCAATAAAGAGAGATCATCCTGCCAGGGAAATTCATCAAATGCCGGCTGAAAGTTTTGTGCCGGGAGGTTTGGGAAATGATAAAGCAGGTAATAGGAAAATTCCCGCCAGCCAATCTCGGCTAAAAACTGATTTACTGAAGCAGAGGCGAACGTCTGATATTCCTGCATCTGCAGCACTTGTCTGTAAATCATGGTCGGGCTAATCTCGCCAAAATGTAAGTGTGGTGACAAGCGCGAGGTTCCAAGGCGCGCCGGGCAATCTCTTTGCTCTTTGTACGTTGAAAGCCCCTCATCAAGAAAGGCGTCTAAACGCGCCCGCGCGCCCGTCTCGCCAGGTTGCCAATAATTGGAAAAGCCGGC from Legionella quinlivanii encodes:
- the gcvPB gene encoding aminomethyl-transferring glycine dehydrogenase subunit GcvPB, whose translation is MLIFERSQAKRRAAAQIPSSCTKSTGIPEKFLRQKPARLPACSELQVIRHYTRLSQKNFSIDTNVYPLGSCTMKYNPRGVHKAASINGFLNRHPLSGAEHSQGYLQTMYELQSYLAEITGMAGVSLTPMAGSQGEFAGVAMIKAYHQSRGDSARTEMLIPDAAHGTNPASAVMCGFKVIEISTAKDGDIDLEELRSKVGPKTAGIMLTNPSTLGLFMKQIKEIAAIVHQAGGLLYYDGANLNAILGRVRPGDMGFDVMHLNLHKTFATPHGGGGPGSGPIAVNKRLLPYMPIPVVVKSDGMYRWATREDYPQSIGRLSCFMGNAGILLRAYFYICVLGKEGLLRVSEFASLNANYLLSVLSKAGFTAAYPERRASHEFILTLSQEKKNFGVTAMDLAKRLLDYGFHAPTTYFPLLIPECLLIEPTETESKEDLDSLAAAMHAIRDEAQKNPELLKGAPHNLPVKRLDDVRAARELDLNYFKYHQDNE
- a CDS encoding NCS2 family permease, which gives rise to MNTIQTAQNNRVRFSTEVLAGITSFLTMVYIVFVNPVVLHDAGMDQGAVFTATCLVTAITTLLTGLLANAPIGVAPGMALNIYFSYSVVLGMGIPWQQALAMVFVSGLLFLLLSLTPLRKILVDSIPDNLQLAILIGISFLIALIALQSNQIIISNAHTLLQMGNLARPEAGLFFLGFILILIFDYFKISGAIILSILSISLISLLTGMVPWQGLFALPPSLAPTFMKLDFSSFSSTTTLKATFTFFLIALFDATGTLIGLLNQSLFKDQRDHQQRIANSLSADAAGSMLAGLLGSASTSPFIESAAGIEAGGRTGWTAAVIAVGFLLMLFFFPLAKMIPVYAVGPALLYVACCMMKHMVDLKLTDMTEIAPCMLTIIMIPLTSSIADGIGAGIILYTLLKLLSRQAVKPFLIVLSLTFMVFFLLS
- a CDS encoding cryptochrome/photolyase family protein, producing the protein MTTAIMWFRADLRCEDNPAFAAACENARLIPLYIRDEKTSVVLGSAQNWWLHHSLLAHQKELEKRNLKLCLKTGASLAILLQLIEEHQVEAVYWSRCYEPATIERDRKIKAILKDRGIKVHSCNGSLLAEPWTLQTAQGGYFKVFTAYWKHAQKQLDLPASIPITQFPSCPEVDSETLDDWNLLPEKPNWAAGFSNYWQPGETGARARLDAFLDEGLSTYKEQRDCPARLGTSRLSPHLHFGEISPTMIYRQVLQMQEYQTFASASVNQFLAEIGWREFSYYLLYHFPNLPAQNFQPAFDEFPWQDDLSLLHAWQKGQTGYPLVDAGMRELWHTGYMHNRVRMVVASFLVKDLLIDWRKGADWFQDTLLDADLASNSASWQWVAGSGADAAPYFRIFNPILQSEKFDPQGEYIKTWVPELKKLPAALIHKPWQATKEKGFRIGEDYPLPIVDHSEARTLSLHFYDLIRKKK
- a CDS encoding RMD1 family protein, with amino-acid sequence MECLSYCVANSIDLTRLDHYFKASVKGYSAVKSRDVLKLTPFTGEQYVIFIFKNGTVVSWGIKRHQIDNYIELFKLYADKPVSFLVRDEFSYRISDKIAIEPHDYFDVDCISIDDDSDDLKLSLSYGFSQSVKLQYFETKIDALIEKYNPLIQSLSHKGQMPISRNQIRQVIGEILGAKSEMNLISNFLYHPKYFWQHPTLEEYYTMLERYLHIPRRVNALNHRLDTINEIFDMFNGYLENRHSHSLEIIIIFLIAIEIIFGVLNIHF